The Mastacembelus armatus chromosome 9, fMasArm1.2, whole genome shotgun sequence genome contains a region encoding:
- the add2 gene encoding beta-adducin isoform X5, with translation MSKSPTPKGTPVQRSPSDGVLEGLQSPQHSTPGSGPQHKKRISSLLQSPSFREELDVLIQEQMKKGGSSSNLWALRQLADFMASHGSPAALPVSPSNMMMVTPINDLHGWEPGSMVKGERLMRCKLASTHRLFDLYGWAQISHTCLTLRVSKEQEHFLVLPDGLAYSEVTGSSLVKVNILGEVVEKGSTNLGVDTEKFSLHSAIYSARPDVRCLLHLHTPATAAVSAMKCGILPLSHEALLVGDVAYYDYNGVMEEEEDRVELQKSLGPTCKVLVLRNHGIVALGESVEEAFYTIYHIQAACQIQVSALCSAGGQHNLILLDRTAHKPNTAGTVGWAGSTFGPLHKSRIGEHEFEALMRTLDNLGYRTGYAYRFPVLLERSRTRREVEVPATVTAFHHFDDDGVHPALRQHPFVQRQQQERTRWLNTPNTYQKVSQEQASPGHQRTTWLKTEEVTQAGSTSIKIENPNQFVPLFTNPQEVIETRNKIRQQNRQDMKTAGPQSQVLASVITEDSPPSPVSPPKVPPEPEPPNPFNQLTDQELEEYRKEVQRKQDGGTNEHTSGALVLSHYRRGQD, from the exons ATGAGCAAGTCTCCCACTCCTAAGGGCACCCCGGTGCAGCGAAGCCCCAGTGATGGAGTCCTCGAAGGCCTCCAGTCACCTCAGCATTCCACACCTGGCTCTGGACCCCAGCATAAGAAACGCATTTCCAGCCTCCTTCAGAGTCCG tcaTTTAGGGAGGAGCTGGATGTGCTGATCCAGGAGCAGATGAAGAAGGGTGGCAGTTCATCCAACCTATGGGCACTGAGACAGCTTGCTGACTTCATGGCCTCACATGGCTCCCCAGCCGCCTTGCCAGTCTCCCCTTCCA ACATGATGATGGTGACACCCATCAATGACCTGCACGGCTGGGAGCCTGGCAGCATGGTGAAAGGGGAGAGGCTGATGCGTTGCAAGTTGGCCAGCACCCACCGCTTGTTCGACCTCTACGGCTGGGCTCAGATCAGCCACACCTGCCTCACT CTGCGTGTCAGTAAAGAACAGGAGCACTTCCTGGTGCTTCCAGACGGTCTGGCTTACAGTGAAGTGACTGGATCCAGTCTG GTAAAGGTCAATATCCTGGGTGAGGTGGTGGAGAAGGGCAGCACCAACCTGGGTGTGGACACAGAGAAGTTCAGCCTGCACTCAGCAATCTACTCAGCCCGGCCAGATGTTCGCTGTCTGCTTCATCTCCACACACCGGCCACGGCTGCG GTTTCAGCTATGAAGTGCGGCATCCTGCCGTTGTCCCATGAAGCTCTGCTGGTTGGTGACGTGGCCTACTATGACTACAATGGAgtcatggaggaggaggaggatagaGTGGAGCTGCAGAAGAGTTTGGGACCCACCTGCAAG GTTCTAGTGCTGAGGAATCATGGCATTGTGGCTTTGGGAGAGTCTGTGGAGGAGGCCTTCTACACCATCTACCACATCCAGGCTGCCTGCCAAATCCAG gtaTCAGCTTTGTGCTCTGCTGGTGGACAACACAACCTGATTCTCTTGGACCGGACTGCCCATAAACCCAATACGGCTGGCACTGTGGGCTGGGCTGGCTCCACCTTTGGGCCCTTGCACAAGAGCCGCATTGGGGAGCATGAGTTTGAAGCTCTCATGAGAACTTTGGATAACTTG GGCTACCGTACCGGCTACGCCTACCGCTTCCCTGTGCTGCTGGAGCGATCACGGACGCGGAGGGAGGTTGAGGTGCCTGCGACAGTCACAGCCTTCCACCATTTTGATGACGACGGAGTACACCCGGCTCTGAGGCAGCACCCGTTTGTCCAGCGCCAGCAGCAGGAGAGGACCCGATGGCTCAACACTCCCAACACCTACCAAAAAGTGAGCCAGGAGCAAGCCAGCCCAGGACACCAGCGCACCACT TGGTTGAAGACAGAAGAGGTGACGCAAGCTGGCAGCACTTCCATCAAAATAGAGAACCCCAACCAGTTTGTGCCTCTTTTCACCAACCCTCAAGAGGTGATTGAGACACGAAACAAG atccgACAGCAGAATCGACAGGACATGAAGACAGCAGGGCCACAGTCTCAAGTGCTCGCCAGCGTCATAACAGAGGACAGTCCTCCG TCTCCAGTAAGCCCACCCAAAGTCccaccagagccagagcctcctaACCCCTTCAACCAGTTGACGGACCAGGAGCTGGAGGAGTACCGCAAGGAGGTGCAGAGGAAACAGGATGGAGGGACCAATG AACACACTTCTGGTGCTTTGGTCTTGTCTCACTA CAGAAGAGGGCAAGACTGA
- the add2 gene encoding beta-adducin isoform X1, with the protein MSKSPTPKGTPVQRSPSDGVLEGLQSPQHSTPGSGPQHKKRISSLLQSPSFREELDVLIQEQMKKGGSSSNLWALRQLADFMASHGSPAALPVSPSNMMMVTPINDLHGWEPGSMVKGERLMRCKLASTHRLFDLYGWAQISHTCLTLRVSKEQEHFLVLPDGLAYSEVTGSSLVKVNILGEVVEKGSTNLGVDTEKFSLHSAIYSARPDVRCLLHLHTPATAAVSAMKCGILPLSHEALLVGDVAYYDYNGVMEEEEDRVELQKSLGPTCKVLVLRNHGIVALGESVEEAFYTIYHIQAACQIQVSALCSAGGQHNLILLDRTAHKPNTAGTVGWAGSTFGPLHKSRIGEHEFEALMRTLDNLGYRTGYAYRFPVLLERSRTRREVEVPATVTAFHHFDDDGVHPALRQHPFVQRQQQERTRWLNTPNTYQKVSQEQASPGHQRTTWLKTEEVTQAGSTSIKIENPNQFVPLFTNPQEVIETRNKIRQQNRQDMKTAGPQSQVLASVITEDSPPSPVSPPKVPPEPEPPNPFNQLTDQELEEYRKEVQRKQDGGTNGEEVENDKESPPATSPTKGPPPSQPPLSEEGKTDSSAIQNGGEEEKQMTEELEKGMKALSTNDTSSHPATLPAKPQGGTPEGSPSKSPSKKKKKFKPPSFLKKSKKQKEKAET; encoded by the exons ATGAGCAAGTCTCCCACTCCTAAGGGCACCCCGGTGCAGCGAAGCCCCAGTGATGGAGTCCTCGAAGGCCTCCAGTCACCTCAGCATTCCACACCTGGCTCTGGACCCCAGCATAAGAAACGCATTTCCAGCCTCCTTCAGAGTCCG tcaTTTAGGGAGGAGCTGGATGTGCTGATCCAGGAGCAGATGAAGAAGGGTGGCAGTTCATCCAACCTATGGGCACTGAGACAGCTTGCTGACTTCATGGCCTCACATGGCTCCCCAGCCGCCTTGCCAGTCTCCCCTTCCA ACATGATGATGGTGACACCCATCAATGACCTGCACGGCTGGGAGCCTGGCAGCATGGTGAAAGGGGAGAGGCTGATGCGTTGCAAGTTGGCCAGCACCCACCGCTTGTTCGACCTCTACGGCTGGGCTCAGATCAGCCACACCTGCCTCACT CTGCGTGTCAGTAAAGAACAGGAGCACTTCCTGGTGCTTCCAGACGGTCTGGCTTACAGTGAAGTGACTGGATCCAGTCTG GTAAAGGTCAATATCCTGGGTGAGGTGGTGGAGAAGGGCAGCACCAACCTGGGTGTGGACACAGAGAAGTTCAGCCTGCACTCAGCAATCTACTCAGCCCGGCCAGATGTTCGCTGTCTGCTTCATCTCCACACACCGGCCACGGCTGCG GTTTCAGCTATGAAGTGCGGCATCCTGCCGTTGTCCCATGAAGCTCTGCTGGTTGGTGACGTGGCCTACTATGACTACAATGGAgtcatggaggaggaggaggatagaGTGGAGCTGCAGAAGAGTTTGGGACCCACCTGCAAG GTTCTAGTGCTGAGGAATCATGGCATTGTGGCTTTGGGAGAGTCTGTGGAGGAGGCCTTCTACACCATCTACCACATCCAGGCTGCCTGCCAAATCCAG gtaTCAGCTTTGTGCTCTGCTGGTGGACAACACAACCTGATTCTCTTGGACCGGACTGCCCATAAACCCAATACGGCTGGCACTGTGGGCTGGGCTGGCTCCACCTTTGGGCCCTTGCACAAGAGCCGCATTGGGGAGCATGAGTTTGAAGCTCTCATGAGAACTTTGGATAACTTG GGCTACCGTACCGGCTACGCCTACCGCTTCCCTGTGCTGCTGGAGCGATCACGGACGCGGAGGGAGGTTGAGGTGCCTGCGACAGTCACAGCCTTCCACCATTTTGATGACGACGGAGTACACCCGGCTCTGAGGCAGCACCCGTTTGTCCAGCGCCAGCAGCAGGAGAGGACCCGATGGCTCAACACTCCCAACACCTACCAAAAAGTGAGCCAGGAGCAAGCCAGCCCAGGACACCAGCGCACCACT TGGTTGAAGACAGAAGAGGTGACGCAAGCTGGCAGCACTTCCATCAAAATAGAGAACCCCAACCAGTTTGTGCCTCTTTTCACCAACCCTCAAGAGGTGATTGAGACACGAAACAAG atccgACAGCAGAATCGACAGGACATGAAGACAGCAGGGCCACAGTCTCAAGTGCTCGCCAGCGTCATAACAGAGGACAGTCCTCCG TCTCCAGTAAGCCCACCCAAAGTCccaccagagccagagcctcctaACCCCTTCAACCAGTTGACGGACCAGGAGCTGGAGGAGTACCGCAAGGAGGTGCAGAGGAAACAGGATGGAGGGACCAATG gggaggaggtggaAAATGATAAGGAGTCCCCTCCTGCTACCTCCCCCACAAAGGGCCCTCCACCCAGCcagcctcctctctcag AAGAGGGCAAGACTGACTCTTCGGCCATACAGAATGGAGgcgaggaggaaaagcagatgACAGAGGAACTGGAGAAAGGAATGAAGGCTCTTTCAACCAATGACACCTCCTCCCACCCTGCTACTCTGCCTGCCAAACCACAAGGTGGCACCCCCGAGGGGTCACCCTCCAAGTCCCCGtccaagaagaaaaagaagttcaAACCTCCATCATTCCTGAAAAAGAGCAAGAAGCAGAAGGAGAAAGCAGAGACCTGA
- the add2 gene encoding beta-adducin isoform X3 yields MSKSPTPKGTPVQRSPSDGVLEGLQSPQHSTPGSGPQHKKRISSLLQSPSFREELDVLIQEQMKKGGSSSNLWALRQLADFMASHGSPAALPVSPSNMMMVTPINDLHGWEPGSMVKGERLMRCKLASTHRLFDLYGWAQISHTCLTLRVSKEQEHFLVLPDGLAYSEVTGSSLVKVNILGEVVEKGSTNLGVDTEKFSLHSAIYSARPDVRCLLHLHTPATAAVSAMKCGILPLSHEALLVGDVAYYDYNGVMEEEEDRVELQKSLGPTCKVLVLRNHGIVALGESVEEAFYTIYHIQAACQIQVSALCSAGGQHNLILLDRTAHKPNTAGTVGWAGSTFGPLHKSRIGEHEFEALMRTLDNLGYRTGYAYRFPVLLERSRTRREVEVPATVTAFHHFDDDGVHPALRQHPFVQRQQQERTRWLNTPNTYQKVSQEQASPGHQRTTWLKTEEVTQAGSTSIKIENPNQFVPLFTNPQEVIETRNKIRQQNRQDMKTAGPQSQVLASVITEDSPPSPVSPPKVPPEPEPPNPFNQLTDQELEEYRKEVQRKQDGGTNAEEGKTDSSAIQNGGEEEKQMTEELEKGMKALSTNDTSSHPATLPAKPQGGTPEGSPSKSPSKKKKKFKPPSFLKKSKKQKEKAET; encoded by the exons ATGAGCAAGTCTCCCACTCCTAAGGGCACCCCGGTGCAGCGAAGCCCCAGTGATGGAGTCCTCGAAGGCCTCCAGTCACCTCAGCATTCCACACCTGGCTCTGGACCCCAGCATAAGAAACGCATTTCCAGCCTCCTTCAGAGTCCG tcaTTTAGGGAGGAGCTGGATGTGCTGATCCAGGAGCAGATGAAGAAGGGTGGCAGTTCATCCAACCTATGGGCACTGAGACAGCTTGCTGACTTCATGGCCTCACATGGCTCCCCAGCCGCCTTGCCAGTCTCCCCTTCCA ACATGATGATGGTGACACCCATCAATGACCTGCACGGCTGGGAGCCTGGCAGCATGGTGAAAGGGGAGAGGCTGATGCGTTGCAAGTTGGCCAGCACCCACCGCTTGTTCGACCTCTACGGCTGGGCTCAGATCAGCCACACCTGCCTCACT CTGCGTGTCAGTAAAGAACAGGAGCACTTCCTGGTGCTTCCAGACGGTCTGGCTTACAGTGAAGTGACTGGATCCAGTCTG GTAAAGGTCAATATCCTGGGTGAGGTGGTGGAGAAGGGCAGCACCAACCTGGGTGTGGACACAGAGAAGTTCAGCCTGCACTCAGCAATCTACTCAGCCCGGCCAGATGTTCGCTGTCTGCTTCATCTCCACACACCGGCCACGGCTGCG GTTTCAGCTATGAAGTGCGGCATCCTGCCGTTGTCCCATGAAGCTCTGCTGGTTGGTGACGTGGCCTACTATGACTACAATGGAgtcatggaggaggaggaggatagaGTGGAGCTGCAGAAGAGTTTGGGACCCACCTGCAAG GTTCTAGTGCTGAGGAATCATGGCATTGTGGCTTTGGGAGAGTCTGTGGAGGAGGCCTTCTACACCATCTACCACATCCAGGCTGCCTGCCAAATCCAG gtaTCAGCTTTGTGCTCTGCTGGTGGACAACACAACCTGATTCTCTTGGACCGGACTGCCCATAAACCCAATACGGCTGGCACTGTGGGCTGGGCTGGCTCCACCTTTGGGCCCTTGCACAAGAGCCGCATTGGGGAGCATGAGTTTGAAGCTCTCATGAGAACTTTGGATAACTTG GGCTACCGTACCGGCTACGCCTACCGCTTCCCTGTGCTGCTGGAGCGATCACGGACGCGGAGGGAGGTTGAGGTGCCTGCGACAGTCACAGCCTTCCACCATTTTGATGACGACGGAGTACACCCGGCTCTGAGGCAGCACCCGTTTGTCCAGCGCCAGCAGCAGGAGAGGACCCGATGGCTCAACACTCCCAACACCTACCAAAAAGTGAGCCAGGAGCAAGCCAGCCCAGGACACCAGCGCACCACT TGGTTGAAGACAGAAGAGGTGACGCAAGCTGGCAGCACTTCCATCAAAATAGAGAACCCCAACCAGTTTGTGCCTCTTTTCACCAACCCTCAAGAGGTGATTGAGACACGAAACAAG atccgACAGCAGAATCGACAGGACATGAAGACAGCAGGGCCACAGTCTCAAGTGCTCGCCAGCGTCATAACAGAGGACAGTCCTCCG TCTCCAGTAAGCCCACCCAAAGTCccaccagagccagagcctcctaACCCCTTCAACCAGTTGACGGACCAGGAGCTGGAGGAGTACCGCAAGGAGGTGCAGAGGAAACAGGATGGAGGGACCAATG CAGAAGAGGGCAAGACTGACTCTTCGGCCATACAGAATGGAGgcgaggaggaaaagcagatgACAGAGGAACTGGAGAAAGGAATGAAGGCTCTTTCAACCAATGACACCTCCTCCCACCCTGCTACTCTGCCTGCCAAACCACAAGGTGGCACCCCCGAGGGGTCACCCTCCAAGTCCCCGtccaagaagaaaaagaagttcaAACCTCCATCATTCCTGAAAAAGAGCAAGAAGCAGAAGGAGAAAGCAGAGACCTGA
- the add2 gene encoding beta-adducin isoform X2 gives MSKSPTPKGTPVQRSPSDGVLEGLQSPQHSTPGSGPQHKKRISSLLQSPSFREELDVLIQEQMKKGGSSSNLWALRQLADFMASHGSPAALPVSPSNMMMVTPINDLHGWEPGSMVKGERLMRCKLASTHRLFDLYGWAQISHTCLTLRVSKEQEHFLVLPDGLAYSEVTGSSLVKVNILGEVVEKGSTNLGVDTEKFSLHSAIYSARPDVRCLLHLHTPATAAVSAMKCGILPLSHEALLVGDVAYYDYNGVMEEEEDRVELQKSLGPTCKVLVLRNHGIVALGESVEEAFYTIYHIQAACQIQVSALCSAGGQHNLILLDRTAHKPNTAGTVGWAGSTFGPLHKSRIGEHEFEALMRTLDNLGYRTGYAYRFPVLLERSRTRREVEVPATVTAFHHFDDDGVHPALRQHPFVQRQQQERTRWLNTPNTYQKWLKTEEVTQAGSTSIKIENPNQFVPLFTNPQEVIETRNKIRQQNRQDMKTAGPQSQVLASVITEDSPPSPVSPPKVPPEPEPPNPFNQLTDQELEEYRKEVQRKQDGGTNGEEVENDKESPPATSPTKGPPPSQPPLSEEGKTDSSAIQNGGEEEKQMTEELEKGMKALSTNDTSSHPATLPAKPQGGTPEGSPSKSPSKKKKKFKPPSFLKKSKKQKEKAET, from the exons ATGAGCAAGTCTCCCACTCCTAAGGGCACCCCGGTGCAGCGAAGCCCCAGTGATGGAGTCCTCGAAGGCCTCCAGTCACCTCAGCATTCCACACCTGGCTCTGGACCCCAGCATAAGAAACGCATTTCCAGCCTCCTTCAGAGTCCG tcaTTTAGGGAGGAGCTGGATGTGCTGATCCAGGAGCAGATGAAGAAGGGTGGCAGTTCATCCAACCTATGGGCACTGAGACAGCTTGCTGACTTCATGGCCTCACATGGCTCCCCAGCCGCCTTGCCAGTCTCCCCTTCCA ACATGATGATGGTGACACCCATCAATGACCTGCACGGCTGGGAGCCTGGCAGCATGGTGAAAGGGGAGAGGCTGATGCGTTGCAAGTTGGCCAGCACCCACCGCTTGTTCGACCTCTACGGCTGGGCTCAGATCAGCCACACCTGCCTCACT CTGCGTGTCAGTAAAGAACAGGAGCACTTCCTGGTGCTTCCAGACGGTCTGGCTTACAGTGAAGTGACTGGATCCAGTCTG GTAAAGGTCAATATCCTGGGTGAGGTGGTGGAGAAGGGCAGCACCAACCTGGGTGTGGACACAGAGAAGTTCAGCCTGCACTCAGCAATCTACTCAGCCCGGCCAGATGTTCGCTGTCTGCTTCATCTCCACACACCGGCCACGGCTGCG GTTTCAGCTATGAAGTGCGGCATCCTGCCGTTGTCCCATGAAGCTCTGCTGGTTGGTGACGTGGCCTACTATGACTACAATGGAgtcatggaggaggaggaggatagaGTGGAGCTGCAGAAGAGTTTGGGACCCACCTGCAAG GTTCTAGTGCTGAGGAATCATGGCATTGTGGCTTTGGGAGAGTCTGTGGAGGAGGCCTTCTACACCATCTACCACATCCAGGCTGCCTGCCAAATCCAG gtaTCAGCTTTGTGCTCTGCTGGTGGACAACACAACCTGATTCTCTTGGACCGGACTGCCCATAAACCCAATACGGCTGGCACTGTGGGCTGGGCTGGCTCCACCTTTGGGCCCTTGCACAAGAGCCGCATTGGGGAGCATGAGTTTGAAGCTCTCATGAGAACTTTGGATAACTTG GGCTACCGTACCGGCTACGCCTACCGCTTCCCTGTGCTGCTGGAGCGATCACGGACGCGGAGGGAGGTTGAGGTGCCTGCGACAGTCACAGCCTTCCACCATTTTGATGACGACGGAGTACACCCGGCTCTGAGGCAGCACCCGTTTGTCCAGCGCCAGCAGCAGGAGAGGACCCGATGGCTCAACACTCCCAACACCTACCAAAAA TGGTTGAAGACAGAAGAGGTGACGCAAGCTGGCAGCACTTCCATCAAAATAGAGAACCCCAACCAGTTTGTGCCTCTTTTCACCAACCCTCAAGAGGTGATTGAGACACGAAACAAG atccgACAGCAGAATCGACAGGACATGAAGACAGCAGGGCCACAGTCTCAAGTGCTCGCCAGCGTCATAACAGAGGACAGTCCTCCG TCTCCAGTAAGCCCACCCAAAGTCccaccagagccagagcctcctaACCCCTTCAACCAGTTGACGGACCAGGAGCTGGAGGAGTACCGCAAGGAGGTGCAGAGGAAACAGGATGGAGGGACCAATG gggaggaggtggaAAATGATAAGGAGTCCCCTCCTGCTACCTCCCCCACAAAGGGCCCTCCACCCAGCcagcctcctctctcag AAGAGGGCAAGACTGACTCTTCGGCCATACAGAATGGAGgcgaggaggaaaagcagatgACAGAGGAACTGGAGAAAGGAATGAAGGCTCTTTCAACCAATGACACCTCCTCCCACCCTGCTACTCTGCCTGCCAAACCACAAGGTGGCACCCCCGAGGGGTCACCCTCCAAGTCCCCGtccaagaagaaaaagaagttcaAACCTCCATCATTCCTGAAAAAGAGCAAGAAGCAGAAGGAGAAAGCAGAGACCTGA
- the add2 gene encoding beta-adducin isoform X4 produces the protein MSKSPTPKGTPVQRSPSDGVLEGLQSPQHSTPGSGPQHKKRISSLLQSPSFREELDVLIQEQMKKGGSSSNLWALRQLADFMASHGSPAALPVSPSNMMMVTPINDLHGWEPGSMVKGERLMRCKLASTHRLFDLYGWAQISHTCLTLRVSKEQEHFLVLPDGLAYSEVTGSSLVKVNILGEVVEKGSTNLGVDTEKFSLHSAIYSARPDVRCLLHLHTPATAAVSAMKCGILPLSHEALLVGDVAYYDYNGVMEEEEDRVELQKSLGPTCKVLVLRNHGIVALGESVEEAFYTIYHIQAACQIQVSALCSAGGQHNLILLDRTAHKPNTAGTVGWAGSTFGPLHKSRIGEHEFEALMRTLDNLGYRTGYAYRFPVLLERSRTRREVEVPATVTAFHHFDDDGVHPALRQHPFVQRQQQERTRWLNTPNTYQKVSQEQASPGHQRTTWLKTEEVTQAGSTSIKIENPNQFVPLFTNPQEVIETRNKIRQQNRQDMKTAGPQSQVLASVITEDSPPSPVSPPKVPPEPEPPNPFNQLTDQELEEYRKEVQRKQDGGTNEEGKTDSSAIQNGGEEEKQMTEELEKGMKALSTNDTSSHPATLPAKPQGGTPEGSPSKSPSKKKKKFKPPSFLKKSKKQKEKAET, from the exons ATGAGCAAGTCTCCCACTCCTAAGGGCACCCCGGTGCAGCGAAGCCCCAGTGATGGAGTCCTCGAAGGCCTCCAGTCACCTCAGCATTCCACACCTGGCTCTGGACCCCAGCATAAGAAACGCATTTCCAGCCTCCTTCAGAGTCCG tcaTTTAGGGAGGAGCTGGATGTGCTGATCCAGGAGCAGATGAAGAAGGGTGGCAGTTCATCCAACCTATGGGCACTGAGACAGCTTGCTGACTTCATGGCCTCACATGGCTCCCCAGCCGCCTTGCCAGTCTCCCCTTCCA ACATGATGATGGTGACACCCATCAATGACCTGCACGGCTGGGAGCCTGGCAGCATGGTGAAAGGGGAGAGGCTGATGCGTTGCAAGTTGGCCAGCACCCACCGCTTGTTCGACCTCTACGGCTGGGCTCAGATCAGCCACACCTGCCTCACT CTGCGTGTCAGTAAAGAACAGGAGCACTTCCTGGTGCTTCCAGACGGTCTGGCTTACAGTGAAGTGACTGGATCCAGTCTG GTAAAGGTCAATATCCTGGGTGAGGTGGTGGAGAAGGGCAGCACCAACCTGGGTGTGGACACAGAGAAGTTCAGCCTGCACTCAGCAATCTACTCAGCCCGGCCAGATGTTCGCTGTCTGCTTCATCTCCACACACCGGCCACGGCTGCG GTTTCAGCTATGAAGTGCGGCATCCTGCCGTTGTCCCATGAAGCTCTGCTGGTTGGTGACGTGGCCTACTATGACTACAATGGAgtcatggaggaggaggaggatagaGTGGAGCTGCAGAAGAGTTTGGGACCCACCTGCAAG GTTCTAGTGCTGAGGAATCATGGCATTGTGGCTTTGGGAGAGTCTGTGGAGGAGGCCTTCTACACCATCTACCACATCCAGGCTGCCTGCCAAATCCAG gtaTCAGCTTTGTGCTCTGCTGGTGGACAACACAACCTGATTCTCTTGGACCGGACTGCCCATAAACCCAATACGGCTGGCACTGTGGGCTGGGCTGGCTCCACCTTTGGGCCCTTGCACAAGAGCCGCATTGGGGAGCATGAGTTTGAAGCTCTCATGAGAACTTTGGATAACTTG GGCTACCGTACCGGCTACGCCTACCGCTTCCCTGTGCTGCTGGAGCGATCACGGACGCGGAGGGAGGTTGAGGTGCCTGCGACAGTCACAGCCTTCCACCATTTTGATGACGACGGAGTACACCCGGCTCTGAGGCAGCACCCGTTTGTCCAGCGCCAGCAGCAGGAGAGGACCCGATGGCTCAACACTCCCAACACCTACCAAAAAGTGAGCCAGGAGCAAGCCAGCCCAGGACACCAGCGCACCACT TGGTTGAAGACAGAAGAGGTGACGCAAGCTGGCAGCACTTCCATCAAAATAGAGAACCCCAACCAGTTTGTGCCTCTTTTCACCAACCCTCAAGAGGTGATTGAGACACGAAACAAG atccgACAGCAGAATCGACAGGACATGAAGACAGCAGGGCCACAGTCTCAAGTGCTCGCCAGCGTCATAACAGAGGACAGTCCTCCG TCTCCAGTAAGCCCACCCAAAGTCccaccagagccagagcctcctaACCCCTTCAACCAGTTGACGGACCAGGAGCTGGAGGAGTACCGCAAGGAGGTGCAGAGGAAACAGGATGGAGGGACCAATG AAGAGGGCAAGACTGACTCTTCGGCCATACAGAATGGAGgcgaggaggaaaagcagatgACAGAGGAACTGGAGAAAGGAATGAAGGCTCTTTCAACCAATGACACCTCCTCCCACCCTGCTACTCTGCCTGCCAAACCACAAGGTGGCACCCCCGAGGGGTCACCCTCCAAGTCCCCGtccaagaagaaaaagaagttcaAACCTCCATCATTCCTGAAAAAGAGCAAGAAGCAGAAGGAGAAAGCAGAGACCTGA